In Gordonia phthalatica, one genomic interval encodes:
- a CDS encoding FAD-dependent monooxygenase: protein MRVIVAGAGVGGLTVAAGLLRDGHHVTVFERRTDTASGAGISLWPNALAALDTLDLGAAVRERSARVSGGAMRWRDGTWFRRPASDALTATMGEPLAVIRRADLRDVLTAALPADAVRYGVAVTTARTDGDRVTVATSDGASYTADLLIAADGVNSRLIRPFNAGLASRYTGYTAWRGIAETPVPAELAGEVLGDGVEFGVVPLPDDRTYWFATRREPEGTEFADEHAEVAKLGEDWPEPISEVIAATPPGAVMRTDLYDRPTARHWWSGRVVAVGDAVHPMRPHLGQGGCQAIEDAAVLVELLRRSPVARALERYPRIRKARVRQVVAESALIGRAVNARPTAVVGAVIRSTRVLPDSLMMGHVAAVAGPDAFLRQWERCARSS from the coding sequence GTGCGGGTGATCGTCGCGGGCGCAGGCGTCGGAGGACTGACCGTCGCCGCCGGCCTCCTGCGCGACGGACACCACGTCACCGTGTTCGAGCGGCGGACCGACACCGCGTCAGGTGCGGGGATCAGCCTGTGGCCCAACGCTCTCGCCGCGCTCGACACCCTCGACCTGGGCGCCGCGGTCCGCGAACGGTCCGCACGGGTCAGCGGCGGCGCGATGCGCTGGCGCGACGGCACCTGGTTCCGCAGGCCGGCGAGCGATGCCCTCACCGCGACGATGGGGGAGCCGCTCGCCGTGATCCGCCGCGCCGACCTGCGCGACGTCCTGACCGCGGCTCTGCCCGCCGACGCGGTCCGATACGGCGTCGCGGTGACGACCGCGCGCACCGACGGCGACCGTGTGACCGTCGCGACGTCGGACGGGGCGTCGTACACCGCCGATCTGCTGATCGCGGCCGACGGTGTCAACTCCCGATTGATCCGGCCGTTCAACGCCGGCCTGGCCAGTCGGTATACCGGGTACACCGCGTGGCGCGGGATCGCCGAGACACCGGTGCCCGCAGAGCTGGCGGGCGAAGTCCTGGGCGACGGCGTCGAGTTCGGCGTCGTGCCGCTGCCCGACGACCGCACGTACTGGTTCGCGACTCGGCGGGAACCGGAGGGCACCGAGTTCGCCGACGAGCACGCGGAAGTCGCGAAGTTGGGGGAGGACTGGCCCGAACCGATCAGTGAGGTGATCGCGGCGACCCCGCCCGGCGCGGTGATGCGGACCGATCTGTACGACCGGCCGACGGCACGGCACTGGTGGTCGGGACGGGTCGTCGCCGTCGGTGACGCCGTCCACCCGATGCGGCCGCACCTGGGGCAGGGCGGTTGCCAGGCGATCGAGGATGCGGCCGTCCTCGTCGAACTGCTGCGACGATCACCGGTCGCCCGGGCGTTGGAGCGCTACCCCCGGATCCGGAAGGCGCGCGTTCGACAGGTCGTCGCGGAGTCGGCGCTCATCGGCCGGGCCGTCAACGCGCGCCCCACGGCGGTCGTGGGGGCGGTGATCCGCTCGACGCGAGTCCTGCCCGACTCCCTCATGATGGGCCACGTCGCCGCAGTCGCCGGCCCGGACGCCTTCCTCCGACAGTGGGAGCGCTGCGCACGGTCGTCGTAG
- a CDS encoding crotonase/enoyl-CoA hydratase family protein, whose product MSGDVLLIERDGDVVTWTINRPETRNAISEDDAIDAFVAAVDAANADPSIRAIILTGAGTAFSAGGNVKDMAASAGLFGGASHQQRVGYREGIQRIPRAMYSLEVPLIAAVNGPAVGAGCDLSLMCDVRIASTKAFFAESFVRLGLIPGDGGAWLLPRIVGAARAAEMTLTGDRVDAATALDWGIVSRVVEPEDLLPAAREIADRIAANPPITVRMTKKLLRESSQQTLDQLLELSATMQAIAHHTEDHREAVAAFLEKRPPNFVGR is encoded by the coding sequence ATGAGCGGTGACGTGCTGCTGATCGAGCGGGACGGCGACGTCGTCACCTGGACCATCAACCGGCCGGAGACGCGCAATGCGATCTCCGAGGACGACGCCATCGACGCCTTCGTCGCCGCGGTGGACGCCGCGAACGCGGACCCGTCGATCCGCGCGATCATCCTGACCGGTGCGGGGACGGCGTTCTCCGCGGGCGGCAACGTGAAGGACATGGCCGCCTCCGCCGGTCTGTTCGGCGGTGCCTCCCATCAGCAGCGCGTCGGCTACCGCGAAGGCATCCAACGGATCCCACGAGCGATGTACTCCCTGGAGGTGCCGCTCATCGCCGCGGTCAACGGACCGGCCGTGGGCGCCGGATGCGACCTCTCGCTGATGTGCGATGTGCGGATCGCGTCGACGAAGGCCTTCTTCGCCGAGAGCTTCGTGAGACTCGGACTCATCCCCGGCGACGGCGGTGCGTGGCTGCTGCCGCGGATCGTCGGAGCGGCGCGGGCCGCCGAGATGACGTTGACCGGTGATCGGGTCGACGCCGCCACTGCGCTCGACTGGGGGATCGTGTCGCGGGTCGTCGAACCGGAGGATCTGCTGCCCGCCGCGCGGGAGATCGCCGATCGGATCGCCGCCAATCCGCCCATCACCGTGCGGATGACCAAGAAGCTGCTGCGGGAGTCCTCGCAGCAGACCCTCGACCAGCTGTTGGAGCTGTCGGCGACCATGCAGGCGATCGCCCACCACACCGAGGACCACCGCGAGGCCGTCGCGGCCTTCCTGGAGAAGCGGCCGCCGAACTTCGTCGGACGGTAG